In Pseudoalteromonas carrageenovora IAM 12662, the following proteins share a genomic window:
- the pdsR gene encoding proteobacterial dedicated sortase system response regulator has protein sequence MKKIAIIEDETAIRENYIEMLSAQGYQVSGFADRASAEIAFKDALPDLAIVDIGLGHEIDGGFLLCQTLRTLSKTLPIIFLTARDSEIDTVCGLRMGADDYLTKDISLAHLAARIGALFRRMEALEQPADANALITRGQLVLDTQRMQVFWQQQLVDLTVTEFWMLHSLAQRPGHVKSRNDLMSDAKIYVDDSTITSHVKRIRKKFMALDSHFDCIDTVYGMGYRWEQH, from the coding sequence ATGAAAAAAATAGCCATCATTGAAGATGAAACTGCAATCCGCGAAAACTATATTGAAATGCTTAGCGCACAAGGTTACCAAGTAAGTGGCTTTGCAGATCGCGCCAGCGCAGAGATTGCATTTAAAGACGCCCTACCCGATTTAGCCATTGTTGATATAGGCTTAGGCCACGAAATAGATGGCGGTTTTTTGCTTTGCCAAACCTTGCGTACGCTTTCTAAAACACTGCCTATTATTTTTTTAACCGCCCGCGATAGCGAAATAGACACAGTATGTGGCCTGCGTATGGGCGCCGACGACTACCTAACAAAAGATATTAGCTTGGCACACTTAGCTGCGCGTATTGGCGCGCTATTTCGTAGAATGGAAGCCCTTGAGCAACCTGCCGATGCCAATGCACTTATAACCCGTGGGCAGCTGGTGCTCGACACGCAACGTATGCAGGTATTTTGGCAGCAGCAATTAGTTGATTTAACGGTCACTGAGTTTTGGATGTTGCACTCACTCGCGCAGCGACCAGGGCATGTTAAAAGCCGGAACGATTTAATGAGCGATGCAAAAATTTATGTAGATGACAGCACCATAACCTCACACGTAAAACGTATTCGCAAAAAGTTTATGGCACTTGATAGCCACTTTGACTGCATAGATACCGTGTACGGCATGGGTTACAGGTGGGAACAACACTAA
- the pdsO gene encoding sortase-associated OmpA-like protein PdsO, which produces MKKTLIALTLVASVCSPAFASTANTPSKEAHKETAIGLGAGAIIGGVVGGPVGAFIGAFAGGLIGDSKVADDKIAQQQQAITLMQEKTSDYMHVLNHNNRLEQQLEVLANQNEQLTQAQIKNLLAMTVQFKTGSSVIAPHFAQQLDQLVTLLNNQPQLALDLSGFADQRGDEQANLLLSKKRVNAVQSYLIKHGISHKRLSTQAFGEQQTLARSNTVEDNFFDRRVTLTTRSMNIVNGQTASN; this is translated from the coding sequence ATGAAGAAGACATTAATCGCATTAACGCTAGTAGCCAGTGTTTGTTCACCTGCATTTGCATCAACTGCTAACACGCCTTCTAAAGAAGCACATAAAGAAACCGCCATTGGTTTAGGTGCGGGCGCTATTATTGGTGGTGTTGTTGGTGGGCCTGTTGGGGCATTTATTGGCGCATTTGCAGGGGGCTTAATTGGTGACTCTAAAGTAGCCGATGACAAAATAGCCCAGCAGCAACAAGCAATTACACTTATGCAGGAAAAAACCAGCGACTACATGCACGTGCTTAACCATAACAATAGGCTTGAGCAGCAGTTAGAAGTGCTTGCCAATCAAAATGAGCAATTAACCCAAGCACAAATAAAAAACCTACTTGCCATGACAGTGCAATTTAAAACGGGTTCAAGTGTTATAGCGCCGCACTTTGCACAGCAGCTTGATCAATTAGTCACACTTTTAAATAACCAGCCACAACTGGCGCTTGATTTAAGTGGTTTTGCTGATCAACGTGGCGACGAGCAAGCCAACTTATTATTGTCTAAAAAGCGTGTAAATGCAGTTCAAAGTTACTTAATAAAGCACGGTATTAGCCATAAACGTTTAAGCACACAAGCATTTGGCGAGCAGCAAACATTAGCTCGTAGCAACACAGTTGAAGACAACTTTTTTGATAGACGCGTAACGCTTACCACTCGCTCAATGAATATTGTAAATGGCCAAACGGCGAGTAACTAA